GAGTCGTAATTTTAAAATTATCGTAGCTGCTTTTGACAATTGCCACTTCCCGACCTAAACGTTCGACTAAAGAAGCATCATCTGTTCCATAGTATCCACTTTCCTCAGCCTGTTGATGCGCCTTATATATTAAGGAAAACTCAAAGCCTTGAGGCGTTTGTGCTGCCCATAAGCTGCTTCGATCCAGCGTCGTGAGCTGTTCTCCTTCTTTTTGTTTAATCGTATCTGTAACAGGGACAGCAAGTAAGGCCGCCTTTTTGTCCCGAACGACGATGGCCAGTTCATGAAGCTGTTTTTCGGAAACAAACGGCCTGGCTCCGTCATGAATGAACACAGGAAGTTCTTTAGCCTCGACAGCTTTCAACCCTTCAAATACGCTATCCTGGCGTTCTCTTCCTCCATTGACTAGTCGAATTGGTTTTTGAAACGTATAGCTTTGCAAAACTTGTTTCATTTTTTTATCTTCCAGCGTATTGGTGACAAGGATGATTTCCTCACACCATTCATCTGCGTCAAAAACTTCCATTGTATGTATAATTAAAGGCTTCTTATCAATCATCAAAAATTGCTTATTTAAACCGGCCAGCATCCGTCTTCCCTGCCCGGCTGCTAACACAATTGCCGTATATTTTGTCATAGTAACCATCCTAAACATATTGAAAAAACAAAAGCGATAACACTCCTGTTATCACTTTTGTTGTTCTCTATTCGTTTATACCGTTTTTACAATGCTTTTTCAAGTGATTTTGGCTTGGCAAAGATCATACGGCCGGCTGAGGTTTGAAGAACACTGGTCACAATCACTTCAATTGTTTTTCCAATATAGTCTTTTCCTTCCTCAACGACAATCATCGTGCCGTCATCTAAATAAGCGACGCCCTGATTTTGCTCTTTTCCATCTTTAATCACTTGGATCGTCATTTCTTCCCCTGGAAGGACGACCGGCTTGACCGCATTGGCCAGATCATTGATATTCAATACTTGTACATTTTGAAACTCACAGACTTTGTTCAAGTTAAAGTCGTTCGTTACAACAATCCCATCCATCACTTTGGCAAGCTTCACGAGTTTGCTGTCTACTTCCTGCACATCTTCAAAATCCCCCTCGTAAATCTCTACATTTACAGGCAGATCCTTTTGAAGACGGTTAAGAATATCGAGACCTCTGCGTCCCCGGTTTCGTTTCAATCCATCAGAAGAATCGGCGATATGCTGCAGCTCTTCCAGTACGAATTGTGGAATAACAACGGTTCCTTCAAGAAAATGAGTTTCACAAATATCTGCAATACGTCCATCAATAATGACACTTGTATCCAAGATTTTTTCTTTTGGAATAAGAGAGGCATCTACCATGTTTTTTGCTTCTGCCACATTTTCTTCATTTGCTTTTTTGTCTTTTCTGGCAATGGTAAGCAGATTCAAAAACTCATCTTTTCGTTTAAATCCTACTTGAAACCCAAAGTAACCTAAAATAATGGTTAAAAAGATCGGGAGAATTTGGTTTACCACTTGAATTTGAATATCCAAAAGCAGGTTATTGATGAGATACGCGATCGTCAATCCGACAATCAGTCCAAGGCTTCCAAACAACAGATCAGCGACCGGAGCCCGGACAAGTGTATCTTCGACCCACCTCAGAAAATCCACAATATAATCGACCAGCCAGAACGTCAATAAATATAAAATAAGTGCTCCAATTACAGCTCCCACTATTGATTGGATCCAACCCTGCCAGTTAAGGTTCATCATATCAAATAATTCCGGGATATAAAGATAACCAAGTGTTCCCCCAGTTATAACAATAAATAATTGTACAATTCGTTTAAGCACTTGAATCACCTCCTCTGATCACAGTATGACCAAAATAACGTACACCTAACCGTATAAAAAGGAATGATGGTTATTAAAGTAGCACAGGTTCCAAAAATAGTCAATTTGTAAATAAAATATGTTATCATACCTTCACAACTTAAGTCAATAGTCCTGCTAAATATGCCGATCTACAAATAGCTGCTCCTGGATTCTTTCAAGTCCATCTCTTATCTTCATTGCTCTTATTTCGCCCACCCCGTCCACTTCGACTAATTCTTTTGTAGAAGCCTGGATCATATCATCCAGGGTACCGAACTGTTCAATCAAATGCTCGATAATTAAAGTAGGCAGTCTTGGGATCCGGCTGAGGATACGATACCCTCTCGGGTGGACCGGTTCCGCCATTTTCGTATTTTGTGAGTAGCCCAGCAGTTTAAGAATCTGTTCATCCGTTAACAGCTCTGTGTTTGAAATTTCCTGCATCTTTTTCAAAATATAATAGGGCTCATAATCCGGACGTTTGCTGTAATCCTTTAATAACAGCGAGGCTTCTTGTTCAATATCAGAAACCAGTTCTGTCAGCTGGAGCTGAATCAGGCGTCCTTCATTCCCTAATTCGTTTACATAATTTAAAATTTCGGTTTTTATTCTTAAAACCATCTCGACGCGGTGGACAACTTGAATGACTTCTGCAAAAGAAACCATATTTTCAAATTCCATAGCCCCGAGATTAGTGATGCTTTGATCAAGGACGTTTTTATATTTCTCTAAGGTTTGGATCGCCTGGTTCGCTTTAGTCAGGATGACACCAATATCTTTCAGGGAGTAACGCAAATGGCCTTTATAAAGCGTTATGACATTTCTGCGCTGTGAAATGGCAATGACTAAGTGGCTCGTCTGCTTTGCCACACGTTCAGCCGTGCGGTGTCTCATCCCCGTTTCTGATGATAAGATATCCGGGTCAGGCATTAATTGAGCATTAGCATATAAAATTTTCGAGCCTTCATCGTTAAGAATTAACGCGCCATCCATTTTTGCGAGTTCGTATAAATGCGCCGGTGTGAAATCTGATTGAATATGAAAACCACCATCAACCATCTCCCGTATTCCCTCTCCATAACCGACTACAATCAATCCTCCAGTATTCGCCCTGAGGACATTGTCAATTCCATCCCTGATCGGAGTGCCCGGAGCCACAAACTTTAAAATCTCGCCAATACCGTTCTCTTTCATTTCATGCCCTTCCATTTACCTATCTCCCAACGTTAAGTTCATGGCTTCCTGAACGGTGTTAACCCCTATGACCTCGATGGAAGAAGGAGGGGTCCAGCCGTCTAAATTCTTATTGGGGATGATTACCCTTTTGAACCCAAGTTTAGCTGCTTCCTGGACACGCTGTTCAATTCTCGCGACTCTTCTGACCTCTCCTGTCAATCCCACTTCTCCTACAACGACATCATGTGGATTGGATGCCTGGTCACGGAAGCTGGAAGCGATACTAATCGCCACGGCAAGATCTACGGCAGGTTCGTCAAGCTTCACCCCGCCGGCAACCTTCACATAGGCGTCTTGATTTTGCAAAAGCAAACCCGCACGTTTTTCTAAAACGGCCATTAACAGCGGGACCCGGTTATGATCCAAACCGGTGGCCATTCGTCGCGGATTCCCAAATGCCGTCGGGGAAATAAGCGCCTGTATTTCTACCAGGACTGGTCGAGTACCTTCCATGGAAGCCACAACAATTGAACCTGCTGCTCCTTGGGAACGCTCTTCCAAAAAGATTTCTGAAGGATTGAGAACTTCTTCCAGCCCTTTTTCCTTCATTTCAAAAATTCCCATCTCATGAGTGCTGCCAAAACGGTTCTTCACACTTCTTAATATCCGGAAGGTGTGGTGGCGCTCCCCTTCAAAATAAAGTACCGCATCGACCATATGTTCAAGCAGCCGCGGTCCTGCAATGGACCCTTCTTTTGTAACATGCCCCACAATGAAAATCGGAATACCTTTACTCTTAGCGATTCTCATCAGCTGGCTTGTACATTCCCTTACTTGGGAGACACTTCCAGGTGCAGAGGTGACGTCCTCTTTAAAAATCGTTTGAATCGAATCAATCACCACAAAGCTTGGATTGATCGAATCGATCTGGGTAATGACATCTTGTAAATTTGTTTCTGATAATACATACAGTTCTTCAGAGGTAATGTTGAGCCTCTCTGCTCGGAGCTTGGTCTGTCTTGAAGATTCCTCACCGGAAATATAAAGCACCGGCAATTGTTTGTTGGCAATTTGCGCGGAAACCTGAAGGAGTAAGGTCGACTTTCCAATACCAGGGTCCCCGCCTATTAACACTAAGGAGCCTGCCACAATTCCGCCTCCGAGTACCCGGTTTAATTCAGGCATATCTGTCGGGAGACGCGGTTCTTTCTGCGATTGGATTGAATTAATTTTTTCCGGCTTTGCTTGAGTTGAGGAATTTGTTTGAAACACATGCCTGGATACAGCCGGTGCGCTCATTTCTTCGACCAGCGTATTCCATTGATGACATCCAGGACATTTCCCCATCCATTTAGGTGTTTCATAACCACATTCCTGGCAAACAAATTTTGTTTTTCTCTTTGCCAAGTGACTCTCTCCTTCTCTCTATTTTATACGATATAACTTGTGAAAAAGTTTCATAGTGATATCAATTGTATTAAATTTATCTTACCATTTTTTTGAAATTATTCGTTTTGAAAGCCTTTTAAAAATCCTATTACCCCTATCATAAATCCTTTTAACTGATTTGTCCCAATCTGAATCCATTTACTCAAAAAAAATCGGAAGGCTGGCCGCCTTCCGGTAATTAACTAGATGGATTAATCATTTTTGCTTAAAGAGCTGGCTTCTTCCAGCTTTTCTACAACGAATTCATTATTTTCATCAAGGTCTATTTTAACTTTTTGACCTTTTTGAATATTTTCTTTCAGCAATTCTTCTGAAAGCAGATCCTCTACGTTCTTCTGGATTGAACGGCGAAGCGGTCTTGCCCCATACTCCGGATCAAAGCCTTGCTCTGCAATGTGTTCGATAGCTCTGTCAGATAAGGTGAAGTCTATTTCCTGTTCTAGCAGACGTTTTTTCAACTGCTCTGCCATCAAGGTCACAATATCCTTCAT
This Halobacillus salinarum DNA region includes the following protein-coding sequences:
- a CDS encoding bifunctional 2-C-methyl-D-erythritol 4-phosphate cytidylyltransferase/2-C-methyl-D-erythritol 2,4-cyclodiphosphate synthase, whose amino-acid sequence is MFRMVTMTKYTAIVLAAGQGRRMLAGLNKQFLMIDKKPLIIHTMEVFDADEWCEEIILVTNTLEDKKMKQVLQSYTFQKPIRLVNGGRERQDSVFEGLKAVEAKELPVFIHDGARPFVSEKQLHELAIVVRDKKAALLAVPVTDTIKQKEGEQLTTLDRSSLWAAQTPQGFEFSLIYKAHQQAEESGYYGTDDASLVERLGREVAIVKSSYDNFKITTPEDLQKAESFLMNLRSDEGENAPMFKIGQGFDVHQFAEGRKCIIGGVEIPYEKGLLGHSDADVLLHTIADACLGAIGSGDIGKHFPDTDPGFKDADSGELLKHVWKDVQAQGYELGNLDCTVIAQAPKMAPYIEAIRENVASLLNAEVSRINIKATTTEKLGFTGRKEGIAAQAVVLLQNSPQG
- the disA gene encoding DNA integrity scanning diadenylate cyclase DisA, coding for MEGHEMKENGIGEILKFVAPGTPIRDGIDNVLRANTGGLIVVGYGEGIREMVDGGFHIQSDFTPAHLYELAKMDGALILNDEGSKILYANAQLMPDPDILSSETGMRHRTAERVAKQTSHLVIAISQRRNVITLYKGHLRYSLKDIGVILTKANQAIQTLEKYKNVLDQSITNLGAMEFENMVSFAEVIQVVHRVEMVLRIKTEILNYVNELGNEGRLIQLQLTELVSDIEQEASLLLKDYSKRPDYEPYYILKKMQEISNTELLTDEQILKLLGYSQNTKMAEPVHPRGYRILSRIPRLPTLIIEHLIEQFGTLDDMIQASTKELVEVDGVGEIRAMKIRDGLERIQEQLFVDRHI
- a CDS encoding PIN/TRAM domain-containing protein, yielding MLKRIVQLFIVITGGTLGYLYIPELFDMMNLNWQGWIQSIVGAVIGALILYLLTFWLVDYIVDFLRWVEDTLVRAPVADLLFGSLGLIVGLTIAYLINNLLLDIQIQVVNQILPIFLTIILGYFGFQVGFKRKDEFLNLLTIARKDKKANEENVAEAKNMVDASLIPKEKILDTSVIIDGRIADICETHFLEGTVVIPQFVLEELQHIADSSDGLKRNRGRRGLDILNRLQKDLPVNVEIYEGDFEDVQEVDSKLVKLAKVMDGIVVTNDFNLNKVCEFQNVQVLNINDLANAVKPVVLPGEEMTIQVIKDGKEQNQGVAYLDDGTMIVVEEGKDYIGKTIEVIVTSVLQTSAGRMIFAKPKSLEKAL
- the radA gene encoding DNA repair protein RadA, whose translation is MAKRKTKFVCQECGYETPKWMGKCPGCHQWNTLVEEMSAPAVSRHVFQTNSSTQAKPEKINSIQSQKEPRLPTDMPELNRVLGGGIVAGSLVLIGGDPGIGKSTLLLQVSAQIANKQLPVLYISGEESSRQTKLRAERLNITSEELYVLSETNLQDVITQIDSINPSFVVIDSIQTIFKEDVTSAPGSVSQVRECTSQLMRIAKSKGIPIFIVGHVTKEGSIAGPRLLEHMVDAVLYFEGERHHTFRILRSVKNRFGSTHEMGIFEMKEKGLEEVLNPSEIFLEERSQGAAGSIVVASMEGTRPVLVEIQALISPTAFGNPRRMATGLDHNRVPLLMAVLEKRAGLLLQNQDAYVKVAGGVKLDEPAVDLAVAISIASSFRDQASNPHDVVVGEVGLTGEVRRVARIEQRVQEAAKLGFKRVIIPNKNLDGWTPPSSIEVIGVNTVQEAMNLTLGDR